One stretch of Carassius carassius chromosome 18, fCarCar2.1, whole genome shotgun sequence DNA includes these proteins:
- the LOC132092808 gene encoding A-kinase anchor protein 7 isoform X4, with the protein MIRCHALLVGAVARAARRCTADLQCAPVKLKLCVRAQRHCCGSPLHAVDQTHTMEEINNNSVSTRQEQSTTQQMNTTKVKKVKKAKKEPKRVAGQKKKQKEAESTSSLMAELPFSSTEVWKELGFSSADSSVKKKRKRGDGARVESEEDGEKKKKKETARPNYFVSVPITNPEIKQAVQGVQKLLLEKDCRLSRALIPVDTLHITLLVTHLSTQEQLDLAVSTLSELESPLNALLGGHRLLLPFAGVAHFKQEVAFVQIAAGEHLSTLTLMAESIRKAFEERGIASGDDKAFKPHLTFLKLSRAPKLRRQGVKKLDLALFSEFEGRVFGDECVCRVDLCSMLKKKSADGYYHCEKSVSFENGLSACHLALMTSSGVCAVIGGDTYHTVMKPHPVLITSNN; encoded by the exons ATGATCCGCTGCCACGCGCTGTTGGTGGGAGCTGTAGCGCGCGCGGCTCGGCGGTGTACCGCAGATCTCCAGTGTGCTCCGGTCAAGCTGAAGCTGTGTGTCCGAGCTCAGAGACACTGTTGCGGGAGTCCACTGCATGCCGTAGATCAGACACACACCATGGAGGAGATCAACAACAACTCTGTGTCCACACGACAAGAACAGAGCACTACACAACAGATGAACACTACCAAGG TCAAGAAGGTCAAAAAAGCTAAGAAAGAGCCGAAGAGAGTGGCAGGCCAGAAGAAGAAGCAGAAGGAGGCGGAGAGCACCAGCAGCCTGATGGCCGAGCTTCCCTTCTCGAGCACCGAGGTCTGGAAGGAGCTGGGCT TCTCCAGCGCAGACTCGAGTGTGAAGAAGAAGCGTAAGAGAGGAGACGGCGCTCGAGTGGAGAGTGAGGAAGATggtgagaagaagaagaagaaggagacgGCTCGTCCAAACTACTTTGTCTCTGTGCCAATCACGAACCCAGAG atcaaGCAGGCGGTGCAGGGTGTGCAGAAGCTGCTGCTGGAGAAGGATTGTCGTCTGTCTCGAGCACTGATACCTGTGGACACACTACACATCACTCTACTGGTGACTCACCTGAGCACACAGGAGCAGCTGGACCT tgctgtGTCTACATTATCAGAGCTGGAGTCTCCTCTGAACGCTCTGCTGGGGGGCCACAGGCTGCTCCTGCCCTTCGCTGGAGTCGCACACTTTAAACAGGAAGTGGCTTTCGTGCAGATCGCGGCAGGAGAGCATCTGAGCACTCTCACGCTCATGGCAG AAAGCATCAGGAAGGCGTTCGAGGAGCGGGGCATCGCTTCTGGAGATGACAAAGCATTCAAACCTCATCTGACGTTTCTCAAACTCTCTCGAGCTCCTAAACTAcgcagacag GGCGTTAAGAAGCTGGATCTGGCTCTGTTCTCAGAGTTCGAGGGCCGTGTGTTTGGcgatgagtgtgtgtgtagagtgGACCTGTGCTCCATGCTGAAGAAAAAGAGTGCAGATGGATACTACCACTGTGAGAAGAGCGTCAGCTTCG AAAATGGTTTGTCCGCCTGTCATCTTGCACTGATGACATCATCTGGAGTCTGTGCAGTGATTGGTGGAGACACGTATCACACAGTCATGAAGCCACACCCTGTTCTTATAACATCGAATAACTAA
- the LOC132092808 gene encoding A-kinase anchor protein 7 isoform X5 yields the protein MIRCHALLVGAVARAARRCTADLQCAPVKLKLCVRAQRHCCGSPLHAVDQTHTMEEINNNSVSTRQEQSTTQQMNTTKVKKVKKAKKEPKRVAGQKKKQKEAESTSSLMAELPFSSTEVWKELGFSSADSSVKKKRKRGDGARVESEEDGEKKKKKETARPNYFVSVPITNPEIKQAVQGVQKLLLEKDCRLSRALIPVDTLHITLLVTHLSTQEQLDLAVSTLSELESPLNALLGGHRLLLPFAGVAHFKQEVAFVQIAAGEHLSTLTLMAESIRKAFEERGIASGDDKAFKPHLTFLKLSRAPKLRRQGVKKLDLALFSEFEGRVFGDECVCRVDLCSMLKKKSADGYYHCEKSVSFGCASARSRMDCERERRRTQVEAIKTLLAQEHIQAKIRQE from the exons ATGATCCGCTGCCACGCGCTGTTGGTGGGAGCTGTAGCGCGCGCGGCTCGGCGGTGTACCGCAGATCTCCAGTGTGCTCCGGTCAAGCTGAAGCTGTGTGTCCGAGCTCAGAGACACTGTTGCGGGAGTCCACTGCATGCCGTAGATCAGACACACACCATGGAGGAGATCAACAACAACTCTGTGTCCACACGACAAGAACAGAGCACTACACAACAGATGAACACTACCAAGG TCAAGAAGGTCAAAAAAGCTAAGAAAGAGCCGAAGAGAGTGGCAGGCCAGAAGAAGAAGCAGAAGGAGGCGGAGAGCACCAGCAGCCTGATGGCCGAGCTTCCCTTCTCGAGCACCGAGGTCTGGAAGGAGCTGGGCT TCTCCAGCGCAGACTCGAGTGTGAAGAAGAAGCGTAAGAGAGGAGACGGCGCTCGAGTGGAGAGTGAGGAAGATggtgagaagaagaagaagaaggagacgGCTCGTCCAAACTACTTTGTCTCTGTGCCAATCACGAACCCAGAG atcaaGCAGGCGGTGCAGGGTGTGCAGAAGCTGCTGCTGGAGAAGGATTGTCGTCTGTCTCGAGCACTGATACCTGTGGACACACTACACATCACTCTACTGGTGACTCACCTGAGCACACAGGAGCAGCTGGACCT tgctgtGTCTACATTATCAGAGCTGGAGTCTCCTCTGAACGCTCTGCTGGGGGGCCACAGGCTGCTCCTGCCCTTCGCTGGAGTCGCACACTTTAAACAGGAAGTGGCTTTCGTGCAGATCGCGGCAGGAGAGCATCTGAGCACTCTCACGCTCATGGCAG AAAGCATCAGGAAGGCGTTCGAGGAGCGGGGCATCGCTTCTGGAGATGACAAAGCATTCAAACCTCATCTGACGTTTCTCAAACTCTCTCGAGCTCCTAAACTAcgcagacag GGCGTTAAGAAGCTGGATCTGGCTCTGTTCTCAGAGTTCGAGGGCCGTGTGTTTGGcgatgagtgtgtgtgtagagtgGACCTGTGCTCCATGCTGAAGAAAAAGAGTGCAGATGGATACTACCACTGTGAGAAGAGCGTCAGCTTCG